The DNA sequence TGGTCAATCGAGCTACCCATCAAGCCCAGCGACTCCTAGAGGGCGTCATCGGATTGGCGAAAATGGGACGTAGAGAACTTCTATTTGAGGAGGTTGACCTGAACCAAATTTTAGCGGACATACAGGACGCCTTATTCGACCAAATCTCATCATCTGGTGCCGAGTTTGATCTGGGACCGCTCCCGATCATCCAAGGGGATTCGCTATCTATTTATCAGATCTTCCAGAATCTGGTATCCAATGCTCTCAAATACCGCCATCCAGATCGAGCTCCGCATTTGTCCATTCGCGCTGAGACGAAGGAAAACCAATTCTCGATCTCTGTCCAAGATAATGGAAGAGGGATCTCCCAAAAGGACATCCCTCAGATATTTCAGCTATTTCAACGGGTAGGGGTTCAGAATACGATTGGCGACGGAATGGGGCTCACATACACCCAGACGTTGGTTCATCGCCACCAGGGGAAAATTTTTTGTGAATCCGCTATCGATGATGGCACCACATTCACCGTGCATATTCCTAAGAATCCTCAGCTTTGCGACTAGCTTCAACTTGATCCAATGCGCCTAGACGTTGAAGCAATGGCGGGTGGGAATAATGAAGGAATACGTGTAGCGGATGAGGAGTGAGGTTGGCCAAATTGTCACCGTGCAACTTGATTAGGGCAGTAGCCAAGGGTTCTGCCTCATAGGTAGTGGCTGCATATTCATCTGCCTCATATTCATTTTTCCGGGAAAAGAGATTCATCCCTATGGCAATGGCCGTGGAAATGGGGCTGTAGAGCATGCCAAATGCCAACAAGTTCAGATGAATTCCGAATTCGCCTCCCAAAGCAGCAGACAATGTTTCGGAGAAAGCAAACTTGCTCAGAATGAAGAGCATCAATCCAGTCTGCAAAATTCCCAACACCATTCCACTCACGATATGCTTGCGCTTGTAGTGTCCTACTTCATGCGCCAAGATGGCTACCAGTTCTGAATCTGGATGCTTCTCGATCAATGTATCGTACAAAACCACCTTCTTGCGTTTCCCCATTCCAGAGAAAAAAGCATTGGCCTTGCTCGACCTTTTGGATCCATCCATCACAAATAGATTCTCCAAAGGAAAATCCACAGACTGGCAGTAGGATTCGATTTTCTCCCGTAACTCCCCATTCTCCAATGGAGTGAGTTTATTGAAAATGGGCAGGAGCCATGAGGTGTAGAAGACATTTACGAGGAGCATAAACACCGACACTACGGCCCAGAAAATCCACCAAAAATCAGGTCCCATGAGGTCTACCAGCCAGATCAGCAAGCCTACAATCAAGCCTCCGAGTACAGCTCCCAATACCCAACCTTTGATCTTGTCCAGCCAGAAGGTTTTGGGCGTCATTTTGTTGAATCCATATTCGGCTTCAATCTTGAAGGTTTGGTAGTATTGAAAGGGAATTCCCAATAGATCGCCCCCGAAGGACAACACCCCAAAAAATGCCAGCGCCAACCAGATCGGAGATTCGATCCAAGTTCTCAACCAAGCATCCAATTCACCAAAAGCACCTGTCGCCAATAGGAGCACCATCAACACCGTGGTGGTCAATTTGCGAAGAAGTCCAAATCGGAAATTCTTCTCATGGTAAGGCTTTGAACGAGCGTAGGAAGTCGCATCCATGTCCGCCTTTACACGATTGGGGAGCTCGAGGGTATGGGACCGGAGGTTGAGCCAAGAAAGGAGGATATCAAATGCAGTACTCCCGATCAGCAAGCCGATCAGGAGTATCTTTATCTGTTGTGGGTCTTGAAGCATGGATAGAGTCAATTAGTTTGCCTCTCGCCTCAGCCCATTTACGTCTTTGACCATGATCCGCTTGCGGTCGAAATCGAGCAAGCTGGTATCACGAAATTGGTTGAGAACCGTAGTCACGGTTTGGCGAGAAGTCCCTGTAAAGTTCGCAATTTCTTGGTGAGTCAGGTAATTCCGGATCAACAAAGAACCATCGGCGAGCACACGGCCATTCTTTTCTGCCTGTTGGAGGACGTATTCGGCGACGCGTGTTTTGGCATCTTTGAAGAGCAGTGATTCTAGGCGTTTTTGGGTATAAATCACGCGCTGGCCCATCAAGCGGTTGAGAAAGGCCTGAAAACCATCTACATCCCGCATCAGCTTCACGACATCTTCTCGGTCTAAGATACATAGCTCAGTATCCTCTACTGCCTGCGCATAATCGGTCCGTTTTGAAACGCCAAACACGGCCAATTCGCCGAAAATCTCCCCAGGTCTCAGGACGGCTTTGATCAGCTCATTTCCGTCCTCGGTATATCCAGCAATCTTCACGGCACCTTCGTGAATGAAGAATACCTTATCGGCGGTATCATCAGAAAAGTAGATGAATTCTGACTTCTTGTATACCCGCTTAGGCTGCTTGTTGTAGGAGTCTGAGGCTCCATTGGCAGGGCAAAAACACTCCTTGAGATTGACTTCCTCGAGGTACCAAATGCTACGATCTTCCATGTATCCAAGATTTATCCTGTGTCCGCTGTCTCACACAGGCCGAATTTCGATAGGTTCCTAAACGAAGGCTAGAAACAAATGTTAAAACATCAATCCACTCAATGTTGATAATTTTTTACGCCAGCTTCAACCCGAATATTCAAGAAATTTGCCCTAGGGGGAATTGGGCACGCCCAACCGTCTCCATACGCACAGTAAGGATTGTAACACAGATTGAAATCTACTTCCAGCTCTTCGCCGGGCTTAGGCACTTCGACATCCAGATATCGTCCTCCTCCATAGCATTCTGCGCCCGTAGTCAAATCCGTAAAGGGCACAAATATATATTGAGGGTTTTCTCGTTGGGAAGCCCTTACGTACATCGGGAGCTGCAATTCCTGACCTTGGAGCTCAAAATGTAGGATTCCGTATTGAACGAATTTCTTGGGGAGATCGGCTTTGGAAGTCGGCATCATGAAAGGCTCCTCACTCGGGGTCATTTCCACACGAGCCATGACGCGATAGGCTGGATCAATATCAAAATAGTCCAACCCCTCAAAATGGACGGCATCAGCTCTCATCGGCGATTGGGCAGGATCGGCAAACATCTTGGCGGTCTGCTTGCGGTGCTTTTTGATCTTGCGGATATACGATTTTTCGCCACCAGCCTCCACGAGATTCACGGAGCAAATCAAAGCCAATAGCAATAAGGCAATGTGTTTCTTCATTTTGCTTAGTTTCCCCCAATATCGAAAAACCGGAGTCTCGCCAAAAGGCCAGACTCCGGTTTTTTATGAAAGCCGTTGCAGGGGTTTATGCTTTGAATAAAACCCCTGAGCAGGTTCTTGCAACAGATAGGCTAATTCGCCTCGGACAGCTGAACAGCGGACGGCCAATCCAATGTTTCATCGAGGGTTTCCACCGCAATGGGATGGTAGGTTGGACGGGCCTTTTCATAAATCTGATAAGCCAGTTCCTTGCCCTCGGAGGTTTGCATGAGCTCTGTGTAGATGGGCGTCAAGAATTTCCTGCGCCCTACAGACAGGAGAAACCTTTCCATAGCAGGGTAGGCCCCTTCATAGTGGGTAGTGACGCTTTTGACGAACCATTTGCAGAGCACTTCGCAATTGGTGCGATCACTGAAACCGAAGATCCGATCCAGCTCTGCCATTTGCTCTGGTTTGGCAGCATCAGGCAATAGATAAATGAATCTCAGCCATTCGTGAGAAGTCCATTCGGCTGTTGGATATTGGTACAGATCCTGACCAGCAATCCATGCGGAAATAGCTTCTTCAATGGCGTCAAAACGTTTTGATTTAGCTTTGGGGAGATTATCGGGAATGCCTGCGCCATGCACCCATTCTTCCAACTTAATATCTTCGGGATCGAGGTCTTGGGGATCGAGTAGATGAGTTTCCAGATAGGCCACAAACTGCTCCGTATTCATGGTCTGAAAGGCGAATGTGCTGAAGTATTCATTGAGGAAAGCATCGAAAGCGGGTCTCCCCACTGTCTCCTCCAGCAATCTCAGGAAGTAGTATCCTTTTTCATAGGCAATGGCATTCATTCCATCATCAGGATCTCTGCCTGTCAGATCTACAGCCAGACGAGTATCAGGACTTCCTACGCCCAATTCTGCCACTTCTTTCTGCAAATCACTCAAGCTTATGGAAGCCAGCATTTCGGAATAATCCCTGCCCTTGAGCGCTTCCATGATGCGATATTCGAAGTAGACAGTAAATCCTTCATTCAGCCAGAAATCATTCCAAGTGGCATTGGTCACCAAATTTCCAGACCAAGAATGTGCAAGTTCATGCGCAATCAGTGATACAAGCGATCGATCACCCGCCAAAATGGTCGGGGTCGCAAAGGTCAAGCGTGGATTTTCCATTCCCCCAAATGGGAAACTCGGCGGCAATACCACGATATCGTATCTGCCCCAACGGTAAGCACCATACAATCCCTCTGCGATTTCCATCATCTGTTCTACCTCCGCAAACTCGTAGGCTGCATCATCAATGACGGAAGGATCGGCAAATACGCCTGTACGATTGCCCAAAGCCTGAAACTCCAATTCTCCCACAGCCAATGCCAACAGATAGGCGGGAATCGGCTGGTCCATGGTGAATTGATACACACCGTCTTCGTGAAGTACCGTATCATTCTCGGCACTCATGATCGCCATGAGTCCTTGAGGAACGGTGATTTTAGCTTCATAAGTAAATCGGATACCGGGGCTATCTTGGATGGGAACCCAAGTACGAGCATGGATCGCCTGCGATTGGGTCAGCAAAAATGGCTTTCCGCTAGGATTGAGATTGCCCGGAATGAATTGCAGTGCCTTGGCACCGGGAGTGGTTTTGTATTGGATGTGGACAAATCGCGTATTGCTTTCAAGTGCAACCTGAAGGGATGAACCAAGGATTGGATCTTCATCTGTCAGGGAAAATTCCGTGGGAGAAGTGGTCCGTCCATTGGGTGAGATCATCACGGATTCAATCTCCAACCCTTTGCTATCCAGCAACAATTGGGTGGCATCTTCTGATCGATCCAATTCCAAAATAGCCGTACCTGCCAATTGTTCCTGTTCGAAATCCACCGCCAGATCAAGTTCAAGGTGCTTGACAGTCGCTTCTTCCTTCATGGCAGCTGAGTGCGGATCAATCACCTCGACAGGCGCTCCGATTTCTCCTTCACATCCCATCCATACCATCATTGCCAACACCCATGTGAAGGCCATACCTAATCCCGACGTTTTCATAACAGGCTTCAAATTACACTTCTCGCATAGAAAAGGGAACCGAGTTCCCACATGCTCACAAAGTTAGGCGAATTTACACATTCTGAAAATGATCTGGCAGATCTGGCTATTTAGCCTTCAAAAAGTTTGACCCAAGCAAGGGTAAAGCCGCATTTGAAGGCGCAGACATTGAAAAGTCCTCGATTGCTCCTTATCTTGATTTTGCACAGAATAGTGCCACACGCCGATCAACTCGCGAAATGATATGAAGGCTACCTACCTATTGGCCATGGATCAGGGAACGACCAGCTCCCGCTCCATGATATTCGACAAAGACGGAAAGATTGTCGGAGTTGCACAGAAAGAATTCACCCAGATATTCCCGCAGCCTGGATGGGTGGAGCACAATCCCCAGGAGATTTGGGATTCACAACTCCAAACCACCAAACTGGTCCTCCAACAAACCGGGATCACCCCCGACCAAATTGCCGGCATAGGGATCACCAACCAGCGTGAGACCACCATCATCTGGAATCGCAAGACTGGGCAGCCAGTGTACAACGCCATTGTGTGGCAAGATCGCCGGACTGCCAGTATTTGTGATCAACTCAAGGCGGACGGATTGGAACCTTATGTCCGCAAAACCACAGGATTGGTCATCGACGCTTATTTCTCGGGTACCAAAATCCACTGGATCCTCAAACACATTCAAGCCAAAAACCCCAATATCAATCTGGAAGAATTGGCCTTTGGAACAGTAGATACTTGGCTCATTTGGAATTTGACACATGGGCATGTACACGCCACGGATTACTCCAATGCCTCCCGTACGATGGTCTATGACATCGAGAAGCTCGAATGGGATCAAAAGCTTTTGGACAAACTAGAGATTCCTGCTTCCATTCTGCCTGAGGTTAGACCTTGTAGCGGCGATTTCGGCAAGACACATGCTAAGTGGTTTGATGGCGCGGAGATTCCGATTGCAGGGGTTGCGGGCGACCAGCAAGCAGCCCTATTTGGTCAAGCTTGTGTAGAACCCGGCATGACCAAAAACACCTATGGAACGGGCTGTTTCATTCTGATGAATACTGGTAAAGAACCTGTTCACTCCAACCATGGACTGATCACAACGCTGGGATGGGGACTGGATGACAGCGTTCAATACATTTTGGAGGGAAGTATCTTTATTGCTGGTGCAGCAATCCAATGGCTGCGAGACGGATTGAGAATTCTCGATGCTTCTCCTGACTCAGAATATTTCGCAGAAAAGCTCCCTACCAACGAAGAGGTCTATGTCGTACCGGCATTCGCAGGACTAGGAGCGCCCTACTGGGACATGTATGCGCGAGGAGCGATTTTTGGGTTGACGCGTGGTACCAACAAATCCCACATTATCCGAGCGACCCTTGAGTCACTTGCCTACCAGACGCGGGATGTACTCTCTGCGATGGAGCAAGATTCGGGAATCAATCTCTCTACGCTTCGGGTGGATGGCGGTGCTTCCAATAACAATTTCCTCATGCAGTTTCAGGCTGACATCCTCAATACCCAAGTGGAGCGTCCTGAAATTGTAGAGACCACTGCTTTGGGGGCGGCCTATCTTGCGGGGATTGCGGTTGGTTTTTGGGAAAAATCAGAGCTGACCAAGCGTTGGAAAAGGGATCGGTTGTTTGAACCCAATATGGAAGCAGAGACACGTGAACGCTATTATCGAAACTGGCAAAAGGCCGTCAAGCGGAGTATGCAGTGGATCGACGAATAGCCATTCATTCTCCAAAATCGGTACTCCCAATCCCCAAGGATTCTTTCATTTTAGCGTCTCAAAAAACCAAAAACCCCGCTCAGTGATCTGAGTGGGGTTTTTGTCCGAGTATT is a window from the Pontibacter sp. G13 genome containing:
- a CDS encoding M48 family metallopeptidase, with the protein product MLQDPQQIKILLIGLLIGSTAFDILLSWLNLRSHTLELPNRVKADMDATSYARSKPYHEKNFRFGLLRKLTTTVLMVLLLATGAFGELDAWLRTWIESPIWLALAFFGVLSFGGDLLGIPFQYYQTFKIEAEYGFNKMTPKTFWLDKIKGWVLGAVLGGLIVGLLIWLVDLMGPDFWWIFWAVVSVFMLLVNVFYTSWLLPIFNKLTPLENGELREKIESYCQSVDFPLENLFVMDGSKRSSKANAFFSGMGKRKKVVLYDTLIEKHPDSELVAILAHEVGHYKRKHIVSGMVLGILQTGLMLFILSKFAFSETLSAALGGEFGIHLNLLAFGMLYSPISTAIAIGMNLFSRKNEYEADEYAATTYEAEPLATALIKLHGDNLANLTPHPLHVFLHYSHPPLLQRLGALDQVEASRKAEDS
- a CDS encoding Crp/Fnr family transcriptional regulator, encoding MEDRSIWYLEEVNLKECFCPANGASDSYNKQPKRVYKKSEFIYFSDDTADKVFFIHEGAVKIAGYTEDGNELIKAVLRPGEIFGELAVFGVSKRTDYAQAVEDTELCILDREDVVKLMRDVDGFQAFLNRLMGQRVIYTQKRLESLLFKDAKTRVAEYVLQQAEKNGRVLADGSLLIRNYLTHQEIANFTGTSRQTVTTVLNQFRDTSLLDFDRKRIMVKDVNGLRREAN
- a CDS encoding DUF1684 domain-containing protein; translation: MKKHIALLLLALICSVNLVEAGGEKSYIRKIKKHRKQTAKMFADPAQSPMRADAVHFEGLDYFDIDPAYRVMARVEMTPSEEPFMMPTSKADLPKKFVQYGILHFELQGQELQLPMYVRASQRENPQYIFVPFTDLTTGAECYGGGRYLDVEVPKPGEELEVDFNLCYNPYCAYGDGWACPIPPRANFLNIRVEAGVKNYQH
- a CDS encoding M1 family metallopeptidase — encoded protein: MKTSGLGMAFTWVLAMMVWMGCEGEIGAPVEVIDPHSAAMKEEATVKHLELDLAVDFEQEQLAGTAILELDRSEDATQLLLDSKGLEIESVMISPNGRTTSPTEFSLTDEDPILGSSLQVALESNTRFVHIQYKTTPGAKALQFIPGNLNPSGKPFLLTQSQAIHARTWVPIQDSPGIRFTYEAKITVPQGLMAIMSAENDTVLHEDGVYQFTMDQPIPAYLLALAVGELEFQALGNRTGVFADPSVIDDAAYEFAEVEQMMEIAEGLYGAYRWGRYDIVVLPPSFPFGGMENPRLTFATPTILAGDRSLVSLIAHELAHSWSGNLVTNATWNDFWLNEGFTVYFEYRIMEALKGRDYSEMLASISLSDLQKEVAELGVGSPDTRLAVDLTGRDPDDGMNAIAYEKGYYFLRLLEETVGRPAFDAFLNEYFSTFAFQTMNTEQFVAYLETHLLDPQDLDPEDIKLEEWVHGAGIPDNLPKAKSKRFDAIEEAISAWIAGQDLYQYPTAEWTSHEWLRFIYLLPDAAKPEQMAELDRIFGFSDRTNCEVLCKWFVKSVTTHYEGAYPAMERFLLSVGRRKFLTPIYTELMQTSEGKELAYQIYEKARPTYHPIAVETLDETLDWPSAVQLSEAN
- the glpK gene encoding glycerol kinase GlpK, producing the protein MKATYLLAMDQGTTSSRSMIFDKDGKIVGVAQKEFTQIFPQPGWVEHNPQEIWDSQLQTTKLVLQQTGITPDQIAGIGITNQRETTIIWNRKTGQPVYNAIVWQDRRTASICDQLKADGLEPYVRKTTGLVIDAYFSGTKIHWILKHIQAKNPNINLEELAFGTVDTWLIWNLTHGHVHATDYSNASRTMVYDIEKLEWDQKLLDKLEIPASILPEVRPCSGDFGKTHAKWFDGAEIPIAGVAGDQQAALFGQACVEPGMTKNTYGTGCFILMNTGKEPVHSNHGLITTLGWGLDDSVQYILEGSIFIAGAAIQWLRDGLRILDASPDSEYFAEKLPTNEEVYVVPAFAGLGAPYWDMYARGAIFGLTRGTNKSHIIRATLESLAYQTRDVLSAMEQDSGINLSTLRVDGGASNNNFLMQFQADILNTQVERPEIVETTALGAAYLAGIAVGFWEKSELTKRWKRDRLFEPNMEAETRERYYRNWQKAVKRSMQWIDE